The Malus domestica chromosome 10, GDT2T_hap1 genome contains a region encoding:
- the LOC103445790 gene encoding auxin-responsive protein SAUR78 encodes MKKMNILLRKCKSLSRQLGRSSSYSSLRSKSTREAILRHENHELHPHHHHQSIIYVGSTRKRYVINSKYLNHPLLDALINKSSKQKRGEEDDIFVNCEVVLFDHLLWMLENNAEDPSFGSTSESLEELAALYVF; translated from the coding sequence atgaagaagatgaatattCTGCTAAGGAAGTGCAAGAGCTTGTCAAGGCAGCTAGGGAGATCGTCGTCGTATAGTAGCCTAAGGTCGAAATCTACGAGGGAAGCTATATTGAGGCATGAAAATCATGAGCTtcatcctcatcatcatcaccaaTCTATAATATATGTAGGAAGCACGAGGAAACGTTACGTGATTAACTCAAAGTACCTCAACCATCCGTTGTTAGATGCCTTGATCAACAAGTCATCGAAGCAAAAGCGAGGAGAGGAGGATGATATATTTGTCAACTGTGAGGTGGTTTTGTTTGATCACTTGTTGTGGATGCTGGAGAATAATGCAGAAGATCCCAGCTTTGGTAGCACTTCAGAGTCATTGGAGGAATTGGCTGCCCTCTATGTGTTCTGA